One part of the Vitis riparia cultivar Riparia Gloire de Montpellier isolate 1030 chromosome 6, EGFV_Vit.rip_1.0, whole genome shotgun sequence genome encodes these proteins:
- the LOC117915817 gene encoding probable serine/threonine-protein kinase PBL5 isoform X2: MDAEKQDSKEVNPSLDVKKEVSGNGLPDKNGSPDKNGLPDKNQARTFTFHQLAVATDNFRSDCFLGEGGFGKVFKGYLDNPSQVVAIKQLDRNGLQGIREFFVEVLTLSSVDHPNLVKLIGYCAEGDQRLLVYEYMPLGSLENHLHDLPPGTKPLDWNSRMKIAAGAAKGLEYLHDKMYPPVIYRDLKCSNILLGEGYHPKLSDFGLAKVGPTGDKTHVSTRVMGTYGYCAPDYAMTGQLTFKSDIYSFGVVLLELITGRKAIDNSKGAREQNLVAWARPLFKDRRKFSQMADPLLHGQYPVRGLYQALAIAAMCVQEQPNMRPLIADVVTALNYLASQTYNPQIHPVQSHQGSISPTTRKGSDKKSSQEMHQRKTEGEK, encoded by the exons ATGGATGCGGAGAAACAGGACTCTAAGGAAGTTAATCCATCTTTGGATGTGAAGAAGGAGGTCTCTGGGAATGGATTACCTGATAAAAATGGATCGCCTGATAAAAATGGATTACCTGATAAAAATCAGGCACGGACATTTACATTTCATCAACTTGCGGTTGCAACTGATAATTTCAGGTCTGATTGTTTCTTGGGCGAGGGAGGTTTTGGCAAAGTTTTTAAGGGATATTTGGATAACCCAAGTCAG GTTGTGGCAATCAAGCAACTTGATCGCAATGGATTGCAAGGGATTAGGGAATTTTTTGTTGAAGTATTGACATTGAGCTCTGTTGATCACCCTAATCTTGTCAAATTAATTGGGTATTGTGCTGAGGGTGATCAAAGACTGCTAGTTTACGAGTACATGCCATTAGGATCTTTGGAAAACCATTTGCATG ACCTTCCACCTGGCACGAAACCACTTGATTGGAATTCAAGAATGAAAATAGCTGCTGGTGCAGCCAAAGGCTTAGAGTATTTACATGACAAAATGTATCCCCCTGTTATATACCGTGATCTGAAGTGCTCAAACATTTTGCTTGGGGAGGGCTATCATCCTAAACTATCAGATTTTGGCTTGGCAAAAGTGGGTCCTACAGGGGATAAGACTCATGTTTCGACAAGGGTGATGGGTACATATGGGTACTGTGCACCAGATTATGCAATGACTGGTCAGCTGACATTTAAGTCAGATATTTACAGCTTCGGGGTGGTTCTTTTGGAGCTCATTACAGGCAGGAAAGCAATTGATAATTCAAAAGGTGCTAGGGAGCAAAATCTGGTTGCATGG GCACGACCCCTGTTCAAAGACCGGAGGAAATTCTCACAGATGGCTGACCCATTACTCCATGGTCAGTATCCTGTCAGAGGTTTGTACCAAGCTCTTGCCATTGCTGCAATGTGTGTGCAGGAGCAACCTAACATGCGGCCCCTCATAGCTGATGTCGTTACTGCTTTAAACTACCTTGCTTCTCAAACATACAACCCCCAAATCCATCCAGTCCAAAGCCACCAGGGGAGCATTTCTCCCACAACGAGAAAGGGCAGTGATAAGAAGTCATCGCAGGAAATGCACCAGAGGAAGACTGAAGGAGAGAAGTAA
- the LOC117917080 gene encoding uncharacterized protein LOC117917080, translated as MNSTQQRPSHASHGSSRSYLAWFFIITIMLYVLYSSNHLLTDDHQDCPIPQDISTQANLQNPMPLTNFSTAPLQLKVQEEEEPKEQEKENLEFALPLSSQLFDTELKHIVFGIAASSKLWEQRKQYIKQWWRPRVTRGVVWLDKPVRTRRNEGLPLIQISRDTSRFKYTNRQGDRSALRISRVVSETLRLGMKDVRWFVMGDDDTVFVVDNVVRILSKYDHRQFYYIGSSSESHTQNIFFSYAMAYGGGGFAISYPLAIELAKVQDRCIQRYPGLYGSDDRMQACMAELGVPLTREAGFHQYDVYGDLLGLLAAHPITPLVSIHHLDVVDPIFPGMSQVKSLQRLFQSVKLDSSSIMQQSICYDKKRSWSISISWGYVVQILRGIVSPRELEMPTRTFLNWYRKADYTAYAFNTRPVTKHPCQKPFIFYMSTTRLDRARRQTVGVYSRHRGRHPACRWKMDSPEKIDSITVLKRPDDLRWQRSPRRDCCRVLPSRRSSSMYLWVGNCRESEISIEQQ; from the exons atgaattccACCCAACAACGCCCATCTCATGCTTCCCATGGCAGCTCCCGGAGCTACTTGGCTTGGTTCTTCATCATCACAATCATGCTCTACGTTCTCTACTCTTCCAACCACCTCCTCACGGATGACCACCAAGACTGTCCCATTCCCCAGGATATTTCCACCCAAGCTAATCTTCAAAACCCCATGCCTCTCACCAACTTCTCTACCGCTCCTCTTCAACTCAaagtacaagaagaagaagaaccaaaagaacaagaaaaagagaactTGGAATTTGCACTTCCTTTGAGCTCACAGCTTTTCGATACTGAACTCAAACACATCGTTTTTGGGATCGCGGCATCATCAAAATTGTGGGAGCAAAGAAAGCAGTATATAAAACAATGGTGGAGACCAAGGGTGACGAGGGGAGTTGTTTGGTTGGATAAGCCAGTGAGGACGAGAAGAAACGAAGGATTGCCCCTAATTCAGATATCGAGGGACACTTCAAGATTCAAGTACACAAATCGCCAGGGAGACAGATCTGCATTGAGGATTTCCAGGGTGGTTTCAGAGACACTCAGGCTTGGTATGAAGGATGTAAGGTGGTTTGTGATGGGCGATGATGATACGGTTTTTGTGGTGGACAATGTGGTGAGGATTCTATCTAAATATGATCATCGTCAGTTCTATTACATTGGAAGCTCCTCTGAAAGTCATacccaaaatatatttttctcgTATGCGATGGCATATGGTGGGGGCGGGTTTGCTATCAGCTACCCCTTGGCAATTGAGTTGGCAAAGGTACAGGACCGGTGCATTCAACGATATCCAGGTTTATATGGAAGTGATGATAGGATGCAGGCTTGCATGGCTGAGCTAGGAGTGCCACTAACCAGAGAAGCAGGATTTCATCAG TATGATGTGTATGGAGACCTATTGGGCCTTCTGGCAGCTCATCCTATAACTCCATTGGTATCAATTCACCATCTTGATGTAGTGGACCCGATTTTCCCAGGGATGAGTCAAGTCAAATCCCTCCAACGGCTCTTCCAATCCGTTAAGCTCGACTCATCTAGCATAATGCAGCAGTCCATCTGCTATGACAAGAAACGTAGCTggtccatctccatctcatggGGCTATGTGGTTCAAATCCTAAGGGGAATAGTCTCCCCCAGAGAGCTTGAGATGCCCACAAGAACCTTTCTTAATTGGTACAGAAAAGCTGACTACACTGCTTACGCATTCAACACTAGGCCAGTGACCAAGCACCCCTGCCAGAAGCCCTTCATTTTTTACATGAGCACAACTAGGTTGGACCGAGCTAGAAGGCAAACAGTAGGAGTCTACTCACGTCACAGAGGTCGCCACCCTGCTTGCAGGTGGAAGATGGACTCGCCTGAAAAAATCGACTCCATTACAGTCCTCAAAAGGCCAGATGATCTTCGCTGGCAGAGG TCGCCAAGGAGGGATTGTTGTAGAGTTTTGCCATCAAGGAGGAGCTCGTCTATGTACCTATGGGTGGGCAACTGCCGAGAAAGTGAAATTAGTATAGAGCAGCAATAG
- the LOC117915817 gene encoding probable serine/threonine-protein kinase PBL7 isoform X1 codes for MGCFRCGKSDKKLKKNSDSSSHNSNNNSKPNVQTQSSPDALKVNPYLDVKKEMDAEKQDSKEVNPSLDVKKEVSGNGLPDKNGSPDKNGLPDKNQARTFTFHQLAVATDNFRSDCFLGEGGFGKVFKGYLDNPSQVVAIKQLDRNGLQGIREFFVEVLTLSSVDHPNLVKLIGYCAEGDQRLLVYEYMPLGSLENHLHDLPPGTKPLDWNSRMKIAAGAAKGLEYLHDKMYPPVIYRDLKCSNILLGEGYHPKLSDFGLAKVGPTGDKTHVSTRVMGTYGYCAPDYAMTGQLTFKSDIYSFGVVLLELITGRKAIDNSKGAREQNLVAWARPLFKDRRKFSQMADPLLHGQYPVRGLYQALAIAAMCVQEQPNMRPLIADVVTALNYLASQTYNPQIHPVQSHQGSISPTTRKGSDKKSSQEMHQRKTEGEK; via the exons ATGGGTTGTTTTCGTTGTGGAAAATCAGataaaaagttgaagaaaaacaGTGACAGTAGCAGCCACAACAGCAACAACAACAGCAAACCCAATGTTCAAACACAGTCCAGTCCAG ATGCATTGAAAGTTAATCCATATTTGGATGTGAAGAAGGAGATGGATGCGGAGAAACAGGACTCTAAGGAAGTTAATCCATCTTTGGATGTGAAGAAGGAGGTCTCTGGGAATGGATTACCTGATAAAAATGGATCGCCTGATAAAAATGGATTACCTGATAAAAATCAGGCACGGACATTTACATTTCATCAACTTGCGGTTGCAACTGATAATTTCAGGTCTGATTGTTTCTTGGGCGAGGGAGGTTTTGGCAAAGTTTTTAAGGGATATTTGGATAACCCAAGTCAG GTTGTGGCAATCAAGCAACTTGATCGCAATGGATTGCAAGGGATTAGGGAATTTTTTGTTGAAGTATTGACATTGAGCTCTGTTGATCACCCTAATCTTGTCAAATTAATTGGGTATTGTGCTGAGGGTGATCAAAGACTGCTAGTTTACGAGTACATGCCATTAGGATCTTTGGAAAACCATTTGCATG ACCTTCCACCTGGCACGAAACCACTTGATTGGAATTCAAGAATGAAAATAGCTGCTGGTGCAGCCAAAGGCTTAGAGTATTTACATGACAAAATGTATCCCCCTGTTATATACCGTGATCTGAAGTGCTCAAACATTTTGCTTGGGGAGGGCTATCATCCTAAACTATCAGATTTTGGCTTGGCAAAAGTGGGTCCTACAGGGGATAAGACTCATGTTTCGACAAGGGTGATGGGTACATATGGGTACTGTGCACCAGATTATGCAATGACTGGTCAGCTGACATTTAAGTCAGATATTTACAGCTTCGGGGTGGTTCTTTTGGAGCTCATTACAGGCAGGAAAGCAATTGATAATTCAAAAGGTGCTAGGGAGCAAAATCTGGTTGCATGG GCACGACCCCTGTTCAAAGACCGGAGGAAATTCTCACAGATGGCTGACCCATTACTCCATGGTCAGTATCCTGTCAGAGGTTTGTACCAAGCTCTTGCCATTGCTGCAATGTGTGTGCAGGAGCAACCTAACATGCGGCCCCTCATAGCTGATGTCGTTACTGCTTTAAACTACCTTGCTTCTCAAACATACAACCCCCAAATCCATCCAGTCCAAAGCCACCAGGGGAGCATTTCTCCCACAACGAGAAAGGGCAGTGATAAGAAGTCATCGCAGGAAATGCACCAGAGGAAGACTGAAGGAGAGAAGTAA